In one window of Dokdonia sp. PRO95 DNA:
- a CDS encoding rhodanese-like domain-containing protein produces MTDLTIPQWEEKIAQDKDAVILDVRTEEEVENGMIEGAKHIDIYLGQGFLDEIEKLDKSKNYYVYCRSGVRSVQACALMGQKGLNNTYNLLGGYNAWDAAH; encoded by the coding sequence ATGACAGATTTAACAATCCCACAATGGGAAGAAAAAATTGCTCAAGATAAAGATGCTGTAATTCTAGACGTACGTACGGAAGAAGAGGTAGAAAACGGAATGATAGAAGGAGCAAAACATATTGATATTTATTTAGGTCAAGGTTTTCTTGATGAGATAGAAAAGCTTGATAAGAGTAAAAACTATTATGTGTATTGTCGTTCAGGAGTAAGAAGTGTACAAGCGTGCGCTCTTATGGGACAAAAAGGATTAAACAACACTTACAACTTATTAGGTGGTTATAATGCTTGGGATGCAGCGCATTAA
- a CDS encoding rhodanese-like domain-containing protein: protein MRYTLVAMVFCLALSSCNEATSQKESSSITTTQEVITVIDVETFEKEATVAGAQLVDVRRDNEWERGHLKNAKHFEMGNPNWQSQIETLDKNKPVYVYCAKGGRSAKCAQQLKEAGFTTIYDLEGGINNWKAVGKPIE from the coding sequence TTGAGATATACGCTTGTTGCGATGGTCTTTTGTTTAGCTCTGTCAAGTTGTAATGAAGCCACATCTCAAAAAGAATCAAGCAGTATCACTACTACTCAAGAAGTAATCACAGTGATTGATGTTGAGACTTTTGAAAAGGAGGCAACGGTTGCAGGAGCACAACTTGTAGATGTACGCAGAGATAATGAGTGGGAGCGTGGTCACCTTAAAAATGCTAAACATTTTGAGATGGGTAACCCAAACTGGCAATCTCAAATAGAAACGCTAGATAAGAATAAGCCGGTGTATGTGTATTGTGCAAAAGGCGGTAGAAGTGCAAAATGTGCACAACAACTTAAAGAGGCAGGATTTACAACTATTTATGATCTTGAAGGAGGTATAAATAACTGGAAAGCCGTAGGAAAACCAATTGAGTAA
- a CDS encoding TrkA C-terminal domain-containing protein, which translates to MIAAVSLFLIITISVLITKISTIALVHTGLSEESAKFQSRSAYTGTGLSTEETENIMNHPVRRKIIYNLMLIGNAGIVTAMSSLILTFVLPDSNASRFYGFLIIVGGILLLWFGIRSKYVNRGLSKIINRMLKKYTDLEVQDYAAVLHLKDNFKIVKATVDTDGWMCNRTLQELDLREEGITVLGVEREGAGYFGSPSGSFKMLPHDEVTLYGKSDGIKSIYSRKKDHYAHLEHKKFVEKEEQRKANDVEKMKNIAD; encoded by the coding sequence ATGATCGCAGCTGTTTCTCTATTCCTTATTATTACTATCTCTGTATTAATCACAAAGATTTCTACTATTGCATTAGTACACACAGGGCTCTCAGAAGAAAGTGCCAAGTTTCAATCACGATCTGCTTATACTGGTACAGGATTAAGCACAGAGGAAACTGAAAATATTATGAACCACCCTGTGCGCCGTAAAATTATTTATAATTTAATGCTCATAGGTAATGCAGGTATCGTTACTGCCATGTCTTCATTGATCCTCACCTTCGTACTACCAGATTCTAATGCTAGTCGATTTTATGGGTTTTTAATTATTGTGGGCGGTATTCTATTGTTATGGTTTGGAATACGAAGTAAGTATGTTAACCGTGGCTTATCTAAAATAATTAATAGGATGCTGAAAAAGTATACAGACCTAGAAGTTCAAGATTATGCTGCTGTATTACACCTAAAAGATAATTTTAAAATTGTAAAGGCTACTGTGGATACAGATGGCTGGATGTGCAATCGTACATTACAAGAACTAGACTTACGAGAAGAAGGAATCACTGTGCTAGGTGTGGAGCGTGAAGGCGCTGGTTACTTTGGATCTCCATCAGGTAGTTTTAAAATGTTACCACATGACGAAGTAACACTTTATGGCAAGTCTGACGGTATCAAAAGCATATATAGTCGTAAGAAGGATCATTATGCACATCTCGAACATAAGAAATTTGTAGAAAAAGAAGAGCAACGCAAGGCAAATGATGTTGAGAAAATGAAAAACATAGCAGACTAA
- a CDS encoding cation:proton antiporter: MALIVETPPYFVALACTGFAISLMAFIPVYSKKIKITYIIPLLLLGMILFFAGAPLPWPDPLWELETGKIVSEVIVIISLMTAGLKIGTSYKWSDWKKPLSLVAITMPLCMIAIFAIAHYLLGLNGPVSLLLAAVLAPTDPVLASELQLEERQDLEERNTGLRYTLTAEAGINDGFAFPFVFLAILWSEASSFQEIDWLHFISYYFLFKIIGGLLVGALIGFIYSWVVHYHSKEHQKYILNGFIAVALTFFSYGLGEILSTYGFLSVFATGVFMQYHCGKSADDNVNTSMLHFAEETEKLLVALWTIFFGGALVSGILSYTDVDGIIASLVIVLVLRPIFGYLAMLTTSFSRAKKWAISFFGIRGIGSFFYLSYALIHGDFTEYDELFGIVSYVVLFSILIHGLTSLHVIDYFKRTNKTAS; encoded by the coding sequence ATGGCGTTAATCGTAGAAACCCCTCCTTATTTTGTTGCGCTAGCATGCACCGGTTTTGCCATCTCGCTTATGGCGTTTATTCCCGTGTATTCAAAAAAAATAAAAATCACTTATATCATACCACTACTACTATTAGGTATGATATTATTTTTTGCGGGTGCTCCTTTACCTTGGCCAGATCCGCTATGGGAGTTAGAAACAGGTAAGATTGTAAGTGAAGTTATTGTGATTATAAGCCTTATGACGGCTGGGCTCAAAATAGGCACGAGTTATAAGTGGAGTGATTGGAAAAAACCTTTATCGCTCGTAGCGATTACAATGCCCTTATGCATGATTGCCATCTTTGCCATTGCTCACTATTTACTAGGACTCAATGGCCCAGTTTCTTTACTTCTCGCAGCAGTGCTTGCTCCTACAGATCCTGTGCTCGCTAGTGAGTTACAACTAGAAGAGCGCCAGGATTTAGAAGAAAGAAATACAGGTTTGCGATACACACTTACTGCAGAGGCTGGAATCAATGACGGGTTTGCATTTCCATTTGTTTTCTTAGCTATATTATGGAGCGAGGCTAGTAGTTTTCAAGAAATAGACTGGTTACACTTTATAAGTTATTATTTCTTATTTAAAATTATAGGCGGTCTACTAGTAGGCGCCTTGATAGGGTTTATATACAGCTGGGTGGTACACTATCACAGTAAAGAACATCAAAAATATATACTCAATGGTTTTATTGCGGTCGCACTCACGTTCTTTTCCTATGGCCTAGGGGAAATACTGAGCACCTACGGCTTTTTAAGTGTGTTTGCTACCGGCGTTTTTATGCAATATCACTGCGGCAAATCTGCAGATGATAATGTAAACACCTCCATGCTGCACTTTGCAGAGGAGACAGAAAAATTACTCGTCGCACTGTGGACTATCTTTTTTGGTGGCGCACTAGTATCAGGTATTTTATCATATACAGATGTAGACGGTATCATAGCTAGTCTAGTTATTGTACTCGTGTTGCGACCTATTTTTGGGTACCTCGCTATGCTTACTACAAGCTTTTCAAGGGCAAAAAAATGGGCTATTAGTTTCTTTGGAATACGCGGTATAGGGAGTTTCTTTTATCTTAGTTATGCTTTGATACATGGCGATTTTACAGAGTATGACGAGCTATTCGGGATTGTGAGCTATGTAGTTCTCTTTAGCATTCTCATTCACGGACTCACGAGCCTTCACGTAATCGATTATTTTAAGCGAACTAATAAAACAGCCTCATAA
- a CDS encoding cytochrome c peroxidase — MKNIVIKQLLLLLLISVALLYSCNGDTEKYTSTPEANWEASREIYLNELNKAIAGIDTLKQLPVTDPKAKEVFKTLRIAFKKAEPYASYLNPAVGHRVNGPALPIYKEDNGKTMNPVGLQKIEESIYEGETSQGQYDKELTVTYGLLQNLKKNIQKRELNAPRYFTATHQQLLRILSFSIAGFDTPVSQLGIAEGAVSLQNLNDTYRASIQSIVIAKDEALDKKFTSQLKEAIAFINENSDYNSFDRYSFTRNHLTPITRSWVAIRKASELWEGNQSTPFNFDAPTFFEDDSFNVSFFTPSINKNPTEDQITLGKKLFFDKKLSTSGTMACATCHDPEKAYTDGLVTNKSNTGEALQRNTPTLLNTIFQQNFFADGRSGSIIDQVSSVFTNKKEFDTNVHKFSKRILEDSSYLEMFEKAYGGVSTRNTDVVKAISSYVSTLNSFDSKFDRNMRGDEDTFTKEEQQGMNLFMGKALCATCHFMPLTNGTVPPFFAETEREVIGVPETAENKDLDDDTGYYWRFEVEQHKGMFKTPTVRNAALTAPYMHNGVYTTLEQVMDFYNKGGGDGLGFDLPHQTLPFDNLELTEEELASLTAFVKTLTATEIVDNY; from the coding sequence ATGAAAAATATAGTAATAAAACAACTTCTTTTACTCCTACTAATTTCAGTCGCACTACTCTATAGTTGCAATGGTGATACGGAAAAATACACCTCAACACCTGAAGCAAACTGGGAAGCATCAAGGGAAATCTATTTAAACGAACTAAATAAGGCTATTGCTGGGATAGATACATTAAAACAACTCCCTGTAACAGACCCAAAAGCTAAAGAAGTTTTTAAAACATTACGTATTGCTTTTAAAAAGGCAGAACCATATGCCTCCTATCTCAACCCTGCAGTAGGACACCGAGTGAATGGACCAGCACTACCTATTTACAAGGAGGATAATGGAAAAACAATGAATCCTGTAGGTTTACAAAAAATAGAAGAAAGTATTTATGAGGGGGAAACTTCTCAAGGACAGTATGACAAGGAGCTTACGGTCACGTATGGTCTTTTACAAAATCTCAAAAAAAATATTCAAAAAAGAGAACTTAATGCACCTAGATACTTTACTGCCACTCACCAGCAGTTACTAAGGATATTGAGCTTCTCAATTGCAGGTTTTGACACTCCTGTGAGTCAGCTAGGTATTGCAGAAGGTGCTGTATCACTTCAAAATCTTAATGATACATATCGCGCAAGTATTCAATCAATTGTTATTGCCAAGGATGAAGCACTTGATAAAAAATTCACATCACAACTTAAAGAGGCTATCGCTTTTATAAATGAAAATAGTGACTATAATTCATTTGATCGCTATTCCTTTACAAGAAATCACCTTACTCCCATCACACGCAGCTGGGTAGCTATAAGGAAAGCTAGCGAACTATGGGAAGGAAACCAGAGTACTCCATTTAACTTTGACGCACCTACTTTCTTTGAGGATGATAGTTTTAATGTAAGCTTTTTTACTCCAAGCATCAACAAGAACCCTACAGAGGATCAAATCACATTAGGGAAGAAATTATTTTTTGATAAAAAGCTATCCACTAGCGGTACGATGGCGTGTGCAACTTGTCACGACCCAGAAAAAGCTTATACAGACGGCCTCGTGACAAATAAAAGCAATACTGGCGAAGCGCTACAGAGAAATACACCCACACTACTCAACACAATATTCCAACAAAACTTTTTTGCAGATGGTCGTTCTGGTTCCATCATTGATCAAGTCTCTTCAGTATTTACGAATAAGAAGGAGTTTGATACTAATGTGCATAAATTTTCTAAAAGGATTCTAGAAGACTCTAGTTACCTAGAAATGTTTGAAAAAGCTTATGGAGGAGTATCTACACGTAATACAGATGTTGTCAAGGCAATCTCTTCATACGTAAGCACGCTCAATAGCTTTGATTCAAAGTTTGACCGTAATATGCGAGGTGATGAAGATACCTTTACAAAAGAAGAACAACAAGGTATGAACTTGTTTATGGGTAAAGCTTTATGTGCAACGTGTCACTTTATGCCTCTAACAAATGGAACAGTACCTCCATTTTTTGCAGAGACTGAGCGCGAGGTGATAGGCGTTCCAGAAACAGCAGAAAATAAAGACCTTGATGATGACACTGGCTACTACTGGCGTTTTGAAGTTGAGCAACACAAAGGAATGTTCAAAACTCCAACGGTGCGCAACGCTGCACTTACAGCTCCATATATGCACAATGGTGTTTACACAACACTAGAGCAAGTAATGGACTTTTACAATAAAGGTGGTGGCGACGGACTTGGGTTTGACCTTCCGCATCAAACCTTGCCATTTGATAACCTTGAACTCACTGAAGAGGAACTAGCTTCTCTCACGGCATTTGTAAAAACACTTACAGCTACTGAGATTGTAGATAATTACTAG
- a CDS encoding TldD/PmbA family protein produces the protein MKRRNFVQLAGMGAGALMVPSMMLGNNIPTEALLEPGMDVLLKKQMADVALNTAKGLGASYADARIGRYLNQFVRTREDKVQGVVNTESFGIGIRVIANGTWGFASTNDVTPDGIQKATEQAVAIAKANSKFQTNPVVLAPEASYGEVSWKTPIKKDFKEVPVSEKVELLLTANAAAQSNGANFVNSALFMVNEQKYFASTEGSYIDQDVHRIWPTFGVTAVGGGKFKTRQAMSAPMGLGYEYLDGLESEKLEGPQGLKLYRNSYDIIEDAAMAAKQAKEMLTAKSVDAGKYDLVLEPNHLGLTIHESVGHPTELDRVLGYEANYAGTSFATIDKWKSKNFKYGSDLVNIVADKQQVGSLGAVGWDDEGVKTKQWDIIRNGVLVNYQAIRDQVQMIDQNESHGCCYAQSWNDVQFQRMPNISLEPGKEPYSINDMIKDVEKGIYIAGRGSYSIDQQRYNFQFGGTMYYEIKDGKIVGMLNDVAYQSNTQEFWNSCAKICDQSDYRLFGSFFDGKGQPSQVSAVSHGSATTRFNDINVINTGRNV, from the coding sequence ATGAAAAGACGAAATTTTGTCCAACTCGCTGGTATGGGAGCAGGTGCCTTAATGGTGCCATCGATGATGCTGGGAAACAATATCCCAACAGAAGCACTGCTCGAACCAGGAATGGACGTACTGCTTAAAAAACAAATGGCAGATGTCGCCCTTAATACGGCAAAAGGTTTAGGTGCTTCATATGCAGATGCTAGAATAGGGAGATACCTAAACCAGTTTGTGCGCACGCGTGAAGATAAAGTGCAAGGCGTTGTAAATACCGAATCTTTTGGGATAGGGATACGCGTGATTGCAAATGGTACTTGGGGTTTTGCATCTACTAATGATGTGACGCCAGATGGTATCCAGAAGGCAACAGAGCAGGCAGTAGCAATTGCTAAGGCTAACTCAAAATTTCAAACCAACCCAGTAGTGCTAGCTCCAGAAGCTTCTTACGGAGAGGTGAGCTGGAAAACGCCTATTAAAAAAGACTTTAAAGAAGTACCGGTATCTGAGAAGGTAGAGCTGTTGCTTACGGCAAATGCTGCTGCGCAGTCTAATGGTGCAAACTTTGTAAACTCTGCGCTCTTTATGGTAAATGAGCAAAAGTATTTTGCCTCTACCGAAGGGTCATATATTGATCAAGATGTGCACCGTATCTGGCCTACATTTGGCGTGACGGCTGTAGGTGGTGGTAAGTTTAAAACCCGCCAGGCTATGAGTGCTCCTATGGGACTTGGGTATGAATACCTAGATGGTCTTGAGTCAGAAAAACTTGAAGGTCCGCAAGGATTGAAGTTATATAGAAATAGCTACGATATTATAGAAGATGCTGCCATGGCGGCAAAGCAGGCTAAAGAAATGCTTACGGCAAAATCTGTAGATGCTGGTAAATATGATCTTGTACTAGAGCCTAACCACTTAGGTCTTACCATTCACGAGTCTGTAGGTCACCCTACGGAGCTTGATCGTGTACTTGGGTATGAGGCAAACTATGCAGGAACAAGTTTTGCAACCATAGATAAGTGGAAGTCTAAAAACTTTAAATATGGTAGTGACCTTGTAAACATTGTAGCAGATAAGCAACAAGTGGGATCACTAGGAGCTGTAGGCTGGGATGATGAAGGTGTAAAAACCAAGCAATGGGATATCATACGTAATGGTGTGCTGGTAAATTACCAGGCAATACGTGACCAAGTACAAATGATAGACCAGAACGAATCTCATGGATGTTGTTATGCGCAAAGTTGGAACGATGTACAGTTCCAGCGTATGCCTAATATCTCGCTAGAGCCAGGTAAGGAGCCGTATTCTATTAACGATATGATTAAGGATGTAGAAAAAGGAATCTACATTGCAGGGCGTGGATCTTATTCTATTGACCAGCAGCGATATAACTTCCAGTTTGGTGGTACCATGTATTACGAGATTAAGGATGGAAAAATAGTTGGGATGCTCAATGATGTAGCATACCAGTCTAATACACAAGAGTTCTGGAATTCTTGTGCAAAAATATGTGATCAGAGTGACTACCGTCTCTTTGGATCATTCTTCGACGGGAAAGGGCAGCCTTCACAAGTGAGCGCAGTATCACATGGAAGTGCCACGACACGATTTAATGATATTAATGTTATCAACACGGGTCGTAACGTTTAA
- a CDS encoding MBL fold metallo-hydrolase, which translates to MILQQLYTKCLAQGAYFISSNGEGAIIDPLREVQPYLDLAEEHKTTIKYIFLTHFHADFVSGQVDLAKATGATVILGPMAKAGYDYHSAIDGEVFTIGDLSMTTIHTPGHTMESTCYLLKDNQEKEEALFTGDTLFIGDVGRPDLAAKTDLTTQDLAGYLYDSLHHKIAPLSDDIIIYPAHGAGSACGKNMSSETSDTLGNQKQNNYAFKLNKEDFIKELTDGLTLPPAYFPHNVAMNKKANTDFDTIVKRGTTALTPDQFEKLANENDILVLDTRSVSAFAKASLPQAWFVGLQGQFAPWIGALIKDIHQKIVFIAEEGTEEEVVTRLARVGYDNSLGFLTGGVEAWQQSGRDVVATAEITAQEFVDGIATGDIKHPLDVRKAGEYATSHIAGVPHMGLDEVHVNARTLEADNTYHIHCAGGYRSLIYGSIARSYGINNVVNVLGGYGAIKKADTSSIKLT; encoded by the coding sequence ATGATATTACAGCAATTATATACTAAATGTCTAGCTCAAGGAGCTTATTTTATAAGTTCAAATGGAGAAGGAGCTATCATAGATCCTTTGCGAGAGGTACAACCGTATCTTGACCTTGCTGAGGAACATAAGACGACTATTAAGTATATTTTTCTTACTCATTTTCATGCAGATTTTGTGAGTGGTCAAGTGGATCTAGCAAAGGCTACTGGAGCAACCGTGATTTTAGGTCCTATGGCAAAAGCTGGATATGACTATCACAGCGCTATTGATGGAGAGGTGTTCACAATAGGAGATTTGTCTATGACCACGATACATACACCAGGGCATACTATGGAGTCTACGTGTTATCTTCTTAAGGATAATCAAGAGAAAGAAGAAGCTCTTTTTACTGGAGATACCCTTTTTATAGGTGACGTAGGAAGGCCAGATCTTGCTGCAAAAACTGACCTAACCACTCAAGATCTTGCAGGTTATCTGTACGACTCATTACACCATAAAATTGCCCCTTTATCAGATGATATTATCATTTACCCTGCGCACGGAGCAGGATCTGCTTGTGGTAAAAACATGAGTAGTGAGACTAGTGATACGCTAGGTAATCAGAAACAAAATAACTACGCATTTAAACTCAATAAAGAAGATTTTATTAAAGAGCTCACAGATGGCTTGACACTACCGCCGGCTTATTTTCCACATAATGTGGCTATGAATAAGAAGGCAAATACAGATTTTGACACGATTGTCAAGAGAGGAACTACGGCTTTGACACCTGATCAATTTGAAAAGCTAGCAAATGAAAATGATATACTCGTACTTGATACTAGAAGTGTTTCCGCTTTCGCGAAAGCGTCATTACCTCAAGCTTGGTTTGTAGGATTACAAGGGCAGTTTGCACCATGGATAGGAGCGCTCATCAAAGATATTCACCAGAAAATAGTCTTTATTGCCGAAGAAGGTACTGAAGAGGAAGTAGTAACCAGACTTGCGAGAGTAGGTTATGATAATAGTTTGGGATTCTTAACTGGAGGAGTAGAGGCTTGGCAACAATCTGGTAGAGATGTAGTTGCTACAGCAGAAATAACTGCGCAAGAGTTTGTAGATGGTATTGCTACTGGCGATATTAAACATCCTCTGGATGTACGTAAAGCTGGAGAATATGCAACAAGTCATATAGCAGGAGTGCCACATATGGGGCTAGATGAAGTACACGTAAATGCTCGCACTCTAGAAGCAGATAATACCTATCACATACATTGTGCAGGTGGTTATAGGTCTCTTATTTATGGATCTATAGCAAGATCATATGGCATAAATAATGTAGTGAATGTGCTAGGTGGATATGGAGCCATAAAAAAGGCAGATACTTCTAGTATTAAATTGACATAA
- a CDS encoding aldose 1-epimerase family protein — protein MLHTIQNENLICTITSKGAEIRSLINKETGEEYIWQIDPSVWGSSSPVLFPAIGNIKENKIVFNGEDYAMTKHGIIRNNEQLEFQQHDASSCSFTLTSSDETLRQYPYTFHFRVSFTLVEYRLLMTYTVTNNDTVPMHFACGGHTAYACPLDEHTALSDYVIEFPEPLNLESRTLGDSGLLSPTTRPIKTDNGQLPLSETIFNEDALIFTDINYDWVRLRKKDKKKGVIVRFKDYPNLALWSKPGADYVCIEPWLGLPDSEDESIDITKKGSYKTLSPGATFNITIETEIEQN, from the coding sequence ATGCTCCACACCATACAAAACGAAAACCTCATCTGTACCATTACTTCAAAAGGGGCAGAAATACGTTCTTTAATTAATAAGGAGACTGGTGAAGAATACATCTGGCAAATTGATCCTTCAGTTTGGGGAAGTAGTTCGCCGGTGTTGTTTCCTGCTATTGGTAATATCAAGGAGAACAAGATTGTTTTTAATGGAGAAGACTATGCTATGACTAAGCATGGAATTATAAGAAATAATGAGCAGCTTGAATTTCAGCAACACGACGCGTCTAGTTGTTCTTTTACGCTCACAAGTTCTGATGAAACATTACGACAGTATCCATATACGTTCCATTTTCGCGTAAGCTTTACCCTTGTTGAGTATCGGTTGTTAATGACCTATACGGTTACAAATAATGATACCGTGCCTATGCATTTTGCATGTGGTGGTCACACTGCTTATGCTTGCCCGCTTGATGAGCATACTGCACTATCTGATTATGTCATTGAGTTTCCAGAGCCACTTAATCTTGAGTCTCGCACACTAGGAGATAGTGGATTATTATCTCCTACAACACGACCTATTAAAACTGATAACGGCCAATTACCACTCTCAGAAACGATCTTTAATGAAGATGCGCTCATCTTTACAGACATTAATTATGACTGGGTACGACTGCGTAAAAAAGATAAAAAGAAAGGTGTTATCGTGCGCTTTAAGGATTATCCAAACCTGGCATTATGGTCAAAACCTGGTGCAGACTATGTGTGTATTGAACCCTGGTTAGGACTTCCAGATAGTGAAGATGAAAGTATCGATATCACTAAAAAAGGTTCTTATAAAACGCTTTCACCAGGTGCAACCTTTAATATCACTATTGAAACCGAAATAGAGCAAAACTGA
- a CDS encoding PepSY domain-containing protein — MARKKSTSLKMRILHRYLGFFLAGIMAVYAISGIVLIFRDSDTFKNTVVIEKTLDPNLSAQSLAKAVNNKRLKVTKEESGILYFKEGTYNSATGAVVYSKKELPFILDKLTHFHKAKSGDPLYFLNIFFGLSLLFFVVSSFWMFIPSSPIYRKGMLFVAGGIALALILLFV, encoded by the coding sequence ATGGCTCGTAAAAAATCTACTTCACTTAAAATGCGTATTCTTCACAGATACCTAGGCTTCTTTTTAGCAGGAATCATGGCGGTTTATGCGATAAGCGGAATTGTATTAATCTTTAGAGACTCAGATACTTTTAAGAATACGGTTGTGATAGAAAAAACGCTTGATCCAAACCTCTCTGCTCAATCACTTGCCAAGGCTGTAAATAATAAGAGACTCAAGGTTACTAAAGAAGAAAGCGGTATCCTTTACTTTAAAGAAGGTACGTATAATAGCGCCACGGGAGCGGTTGTCTATTCTAAAAAAGAATTGCCTTTTATTCTTGATAAGCTCACCCATTTTCATAAAGCTAAATCTGGAGACCCTTTGTATTTTTTAAACATCTTTTTTGGTCTAAGTTTACTATTCTTTGTAGTATCCTCATTCTGGATGTTTATTCCATCAAGTCCTATTTATAGAAAAGGAATGCTCTTTGTTGCTGGAGGAATTGCACTAGCGCTTATATTACTATTTGTCTAA
- a CDS encoding thioredoxin family protein, which yields MKTFKTLTLLALVVVISAFAANAVIKKDRSGYDIGDAAGDFYLRNVDNAMISLRDFEDAKGFIVVFTCNTCPFSIANEDRIIALDKKYKSQGYPVIAINPNDPHIKPGDSFKAMQQRAREKGFTFPYLLDDGQEVYPKYGATKTPHVYVLQRVQEKNIVKYIGAIDNSSRDEKAVTEKYLENALDEILSGKEVTIKETKAIGCAIKS from the coding sequence ATGAAAACGTTTAAAACCTTAACGCTACTTGCCTTAGTGGTTGTCATATCTGCTTTTGCTGCAAATGCTGTCATTAAAAAGGATAGAAGTGGTTATGATATAGGAGATGCAGCAGGAGATTTTTATCTGCGTAATGTAGATAATGCGATGATTTCTTTGAGAGATTTTGAGGATGCAAAGGGTTTTATAGTAGTATTTACATGCAATACTTGTCCTTTCTCTATAGCAAATGAAGACAGAATTATCGCATTAGATAAAAAGTACAAGTCACAAGGCTACCCTGTGATAGCGATTAACCCTAATGATCCACACATTAAACCTGGAGATAGTTTTAAGGCTATGCAGCAGCGAGCACGAGAAAAAGGATTTACATTCCCTTATTTACTTGACGACGGACAAGAGGTATATCCAAAATATGGAGCTACAAAGACTCCACATGTTTATGTACTGCAACGCGTTCAAGAAAAAAATATAGTTAAGTATATAGGTGCTATCGATAATAGTAGTCGAGATGAAAAGGCTGTGACCGAAAAATATCTCGAAAATGCTCTTGATGAGATTTTGTCAGGCAAAGAAGTTACAATTAAGGAGACAAAAGCTATAGGTTGCGCGATAAAATCATAG
- a CDS encoding zinc transporter yields MLITILVVFVVSISLVAGAMWGLYGKLSKKTEGFLIALAGGALIVSAVLELIEPAMEDGDVLLPLLFVFIGALVFTGLDFYVKEKWSSKSGGAGLLAAITLDGLPENLALGVALISADPLAVAALSGSILLSNLPEAAGGAKEMKEDGRSKKTILILWTGTALLLSAAALIGYFFLENVSKDILNNIRCFAGGAVVASLAIEVFPKAFKEDKYWTGIATALGLVIAFYLNSLA; encoded by the coding sequence ATGCTTATTACCATTCTCGTTGTATTTGTTGTTTCAATATCTCTAGTTGCTGGTGCAATGTGGGGATTATATGGCAAACTATCGAAAAAAACAGAGGGATTTCTCATTGCACTTGCTGGAGGAGCACTCATCGTATCTGCAGTATTAGAGCTTATAGAACCAGCTATGGAGGATGGTGATGTACTGCTACCGCTGCTATTTGTTTTTATAGGGGCTTTGGTATTTACTGGTTTAGATTTTTATGTAAAAGAAAAGTGGAGTTCAAAAAGCGGAGGCGCGGGTCTTCTAGCAGCCATAACCTTAGACGGTCTTCCCGAAAACCTAGCGTTAGGTGTAGCTCTTATAAGCGCAGACCCACTTGCTGTGGCAGCACTCTCAGGATCTATTTTATTATCAAACCTTCCCGAAGCCGCAGGTGGAGCAAAAGAAATGAAAGAAGATGGTAGGTCAAAAAAGACAATTCTCATATTATGGACGGGAACAGCCTTACTACTTTCTGCAGCTGCGCTAATAGGCTACTTCTTTCTAGAAAATGTTTCTAAAGATATTCTCAATAACATACGATGCTTTGCAGGAGGTGCTGTCGTAGCCTCACTCGCCATTGAAGTATTTCCAAAGGCTTTTAAAGAAGATAAATACTGGACTGGTATTGCAACTGCTCTAGGTCTGGTCATTGCCTTTTACCTTAATAGTCTGGCATAA